In the Hydractinia symbiolongicarpus strain clone_291-10 chromosome 13, HSymV2.1, whole genome shotgun sequence genome, TAAATTTCGCCTAATTTGTCTATCATAGCCTATTTAGGCGGAATAgtctaatttgcagttgtccctaaCTGTCTATGGCTTGAAACAGTCTGCACGATGCTGGAACAAAACCATCGACGAATACCTCAAGGAATCAGGATACATACAAAACGATGCTGACCCTTGCATCTATCTCAAACGATTCATCAAGGACGGACAGGAAGTTATCCTCCTTATTGCTGTATACGTCGACGACCTGCTGATTGCATCAAAGTACGACAAAGAACTCCTCTCCGAAAAGCAACAGATAGGTGAACGTTTCGAAATGGGTGACGAAGGGGAAGTTCACTACATTCTTGGGATGGCCGTCAAACGAAACCGTAAGGATGGAGTACTTACAATCGACCAACACGCGTTTTTATCATCTGTGCTGAAACGATTTGAAATGGAAGATTGCAAGCCAGTAAGCTACTCCACTCGAACCTAACACAAAGTTCAAAAAGCTGAGAGATGACGAAAAACCAGTCAATCTGAAAGAGTACCAATCTGTCATTGGATGCTAGACTTGTCCGCTGCAGTGGGAGTGCTTAGTCAAGACATGTCAAAACCTGGAAAGCAACATTGGGTTGGTGTTAAACGAGTTCTCCTATACGTTAGAGGAACCATCGACTATGGTTTGGTGTACAAGGGGAGTAAAGCTTACGAAACGATGAACTGTTTACGTGGCTTCGCCGACGCTGATTGGGCTGGAGATGTGGTAACACGAAAATCGACTTCCGGATACGTATTCCAAATCGGAAATTCCACGATTTCATGGAAATCGAAAcgtcagtcaatcgttgcactttcCTCGACCGAAGCTGAATACGTTTCATTATGCAGTGCAACACAAGAGGCAGTATGGTTGCGAGTCCTGCTTGATGGTATGGGGTTCAAACAGGCAAATGCTACTACGATTTTTGAAGACAACCAAGGTGCAATCGCTCTTGCGAAAAACCCCGCACATCACTCACGAACAAAACACATTGACATCAAGTACCATTACATACGCGACGCTGTCTCGACCAAAGAGATTACGCTGAAATACTGTCCAACACAGGAAATGATTGCCGATTTATTGACAAAGGGACTCCCTCGACCACAGTTCGATAAGCTTCGCTTAGAACTTGGAGTGACCAAGATACATTGAATTTGACATTGACGAAATGACTATCGTGACGGAGTGACCGTCAAGTGGGAGTGTTGAAATATGTGACGCTCACTTGCTATCTTTTATTTAGTTGTGAACCGGTGGTTCTATTATTTTATGGTAGAACTGTCACGTGCACTATATTacgcacattttttttattctctacgTTTTTCTGTGATCAgcttgttttttataagagaaaaAGTACTCTATGAGTGAGAAACTCTGTGTGTCTGTTTTTATCAGCGACTTCTTCTTGATCAGTATCCTCATCTCAGCTTTCCCAGCTGGAATCCGAGTCAGTACTTGGTTTAGTATTTCGCCTGATAGGCTCAAATTGAAATCCTACCACATTTTCCCTGTTgctcatttttttgtttgtttcacaACTTCTGGGTATTGCAATTGAATGATGATTACTCAACCGAAGTTAGtattcattttcaaagtttcctGAAATTTTCACGGGGTAAATATACTCATCACCAATGAATTTCACTAGTAAAGTTTGAGTAAAAAATTCCAGTGCGGAAGATGATTTACGATATTCTAAGAGGGGACGTCAGAGCACTCACGGGTGAAGAAATTTATGAAACAATATGACGGATGGTTTACCTCGTGTCGGAgatgaatttttaaatctttgaatAGGCATTATTAACTTATATAAGTGCAAATTAAGGCCGGAAATTCCCGAGCGGGCAGGAAATTTCCGCCCGCGCGATTCTCAGTTTCAATTTCCATTGAGCGGGAAATTTTAAGCACGGCAATGAATATGAACAAATATGGCTGCTATAAACAAGCTTGtgttgttgcaaaaaaaaaatcttgattttgatCATTTTAAGAAGAAGATTTCGAGGAAGAAttggaaaatacaaaaaaagtatgtggGTTAGGCAGTTATTCAAGGACCGTGCGAGAAGAGGAGAATTCAACATTTTGGTAAAGGATATGATGATGTTTgatcatttttacttttttcaaaccTTCCGGATGCATCCCCATATTTTAGAAACTTTGATTTCTTGGGTTGgacctttcattaaaaaatcgtCATTTAGAAGCGAAACAACATCTCTTGCCGAGCGACTGTGTTCAACTTTACGTTATTTAGCCACGGGAGATGCTCAAATTTCACTTGCCACTCGATTTTGGATAAGTCCAGCGACTGTTGGGAGAATTATCAGAGAAACCTGTCAGGTTTTATGGAATGTCTTGTCAGAAAAAGGTTATCTTGATGCTCCGAACTCAAAGgaaaaatggttaaaaatagCTAATGATTTTAGAGATACGTGGAACTTTCCGAACTGCATTGGTGCAATTGATGGGAAACACGTCGTTATACAAGCTCCTCCGAGAAGCGGGTCCATGTTttacaattataaaaaaacatatagcaTCGTGTTGCTCGCTGTGTGTAATGCGAACTATGAATTCACACTGGTTGATGTAGGAGAATATGGTAGACAGAGTGATAGCGGAGTTTACACTAGCAGCAACTTGGACACGCAATTGATAATAATTTACTTAACATACCAACGCCAAGAGCGATACCAGGCTACCACTCTAATAAAATGTTCCCGTTCACCTTTGTTGCTGATGAAGCATTCGCACTGAAAACATTCATGATGCGACCATTCCCACGCAGAAATGTCCTCGACTCATCAGAAACAATTTTCAACTATCGTTTGTCACGTGCAAGGAGAGTGATAGAAAATAAcctaattttattttgaaagtcCGTTGAACTTACACTACCTACTTGAATTGAACCTATTGGTACTCAGGACTTTCAAAATTTCTTGACTACAAAGTCAAACTGACCTACTTTTCTGCAGGTCACGAAATATGGAAGATTGAGCTtgcttaaaatcaaaaaaagaaattacacaTTGGCACATACTCATTAATTTTCAGAAGTACAACTTCATAGTTGACCACCTTTATTCATATATACAACTAATCATGTTTTAGAACAGTCGAAGACAGCTTTTTATGTGCAAAGAATGCAAAGGGATAGTTCCCCTGAAGTTAAAACTAAGGTTTGTAAAAATTTGGGAGTGCCACAATTTCATGCATGgattttaagttacttttttttaaatttaaaccgaAATGGTGGTACTTCCAAACATTGACTCATTTTAGTTCAAAATCTACATCTGTAGGTCTTCCCCAAACtctattttgaa is a window encoding:
- the LOC130623219 gene encoding uncharacterized protein LOC130623219; its protein translation is MLDLSAAVGVLSQDMSKPGKQHWVGVKRVLLYVRGTIDYGLVYKGSKAYETMNCLRGFADADWAGDVVTRKSTSGYVFQIGNSTISWKSKRQSIVALSSTEAEYVSLCSATQEAVWLRVLLDGMGFKQANATTIFEDNQGAIALAKNPAHHSRTKHIDIKYHYIRDAVSTKEITLKYCPTQEMIADLLTKGLPRPQFDKLRLELGVTKIH
- the LOC130623221 gene encoding uncharacterized protein LOC130623221 — protein: MWVRQLFKDRARRGEFNILVKDMMMFDHFYFFQTFRMHPHILETLISWVGPFIKKSSFRSETTSLAERLCSTLRYLATGDAQISLATRFWISPATVGRIIRETCQVLWNVLSEKGYLDAPNSKEKWLKIANDFRDTWNFPNCIGAIDGKHVVIQAPPRSGSMFYNYKKTYSIVLLAVCNANYEFTLVDVGEYGRQSDSGVYTSSNLDTQLIIIYLTYQRQERYQATTLIKCSRSPLLLMKHSH